From one Prochlorococcus marinus XMU1404 genomic stretch:
- a CDS encoding MFS transporter, with the protein MISPNSFQISKNWWIQFPYHLRLITKIRFYSAFGAGGVIYLTSLIFNNIGLTATDIGLGFTISAIIGTVTRLITGNYLNKTGEIQFPLIASSILSIAASLCLIFSKDTFFYIIGQSFVGAAAGIYWPAAEFGVPYFCHPTDTRKAYALVRSSEALGIFLGVFLGGFMTNFLYSKSIFINDIFCMLVITYLISRNSSSIKRNLEKFQKKIVDPINQGQLKWNKNSTMIILSILLITTSLALIQVTLPLDLVKGGVYRNPLSKEITSLIISIQLILLLFLQWPVGSWISKKERLFGLKFSLINFSFASFLLFISSYLNILAFYFISLALILVSLGTASFLPTSTDVVFRIAPSNKKGFALAILSQCFAMGYFFGPFISGRILDIFGYASIIWLAISICCFIIFAILFRKLF; encoded by the coding sequence GTGATCAGTCCAAATAGTTTTCAAATTAGCAAAAATTGGTGGATTCAATTTCCATATCATTTGAGGTTAATAACCAAAATAAGATTCTACTCTGCATTTGGTGCAGGAGGTGTTATTTATTTAACTTCACTAATTTTTAATAATATTGGATTAACGGCAACAGATATTGGCTTGGGGTTTACCATCTCAGCAATAATAGGTACCGTAACGAGACTTATCACAGGCAATTATCTAAATAAAACAGGGGAGATACAATTTCCATTAATAGCTTCATCAATACTAAGTATTGCTGCTAGCTTATGCCTCATCTTTTCAAAAGATACTTTTTTTTACATAATTGGACAGTCATTTGTTGGGGCGGCTGCAGGTATATATTGGCCTGCAGCCGAGTTTGGGGTTCCCTATTTTTGCCATCCCACGGATACACGCAAAGCTTATGCTCTTGTTAGAAGTTCGGAGGCTTTAGGAATATTTCTAGGGGTATTCTTAGGTGGTTTTATGACGAACTTTTTGTATTCCAAATCAATTTTTATTAATGATATATTTTGCATGTTAGTTATCACATATTTAATTTCTAGAAATAGTTCTTCTATTAAAAGAAACTTAGAAAAATTTCAAAAAAAAATAGTAGATCCAATTAATCAGGGACAATTGAAATGGAATAAAAATTCAACAATGATAATTTTATCTATTTTATTGATAACCACTTCTTTAGCTTTGATTCAAGTAACTTTGCCTTTAGATCTTGTTAAAGGTGGAGTATATCGGAATCCATTAAGTAAAGAAATTACTAGTCTTATAATTTCTATTCAGTTAATTTTATTGTTGTTTTTACAATGGCCTGTAGGTTCTTGGATATCAAAGAAAGAAAGATTATTTGGATTGAAATTTAGTTTGATAAACTTCTCTTTTGCTTCATTTTTATTATTCATATCTAGTTATTTAAATATACTAGCTTTTTATTTTATTTCTTTGGCATTGATATTAGTTAGTTTAGGTACTGCTTCATTTCTTCCAACATCAACAGATGTTGTTTTCAGAATAGCTCCTTCAAACAAGAAAGGTTTTGCGCTTGCAATATTATCACAATGTTTCGCAATGGGTTATTTTTTTGGACCATTTATTTCGGGACGCATTTTAGATATATTTGGTTATGCTTCAATAATCTGGCTTGCCATTTCAATTTGTTGCTTTATTATATTTGCAATTTTATTTAGGAAATTATTTTAA
- a CDS encoding alpha/beta hydrolase, with protein sequence MKNFFIIFLGFCGLFFNNGSKAAEKINIKFEEMKIPLTIEQLSKLEKYKDDSTELIDWLKKNDLIRFFEFSKFLKFPVFKEEGLNREVLRSWIGRKILTELSKTITVPNDNNGTEIYNTIENLLDEKKEISILEIIKALPSEDISLDFDNLILIISSWKNELSKQQDLISKLNNLERTNKNNFKNTKEKSFQNLIKIDKKIYAPHRSKPFQIEIWKSNKTNDKELIIFMPGLGGEINNFKWIGNELAKRGWPIAFLDHRGSNLESFVEVLEGKEAIPGSADFFLYRIKDLDALIKAHENGEFGFPNDSYILMGHSLGALIALLYEGNKPTDQLEEKCDSALKDLAVTNLSKLLQCQLSEIPFPEKNNTNKASAIIGFNAFGSLLWPTEKDSGIKIPTLLIGGTYDLITPLINEQFVVFSALNNLSNRFLIIEGASHFSPIRINDGYKENNDVFKISEFFIGSDPILVQDLSAKFIVEFLKNIKDQKIPTVVKNQRDFGLDFHLLDLETIKEVSKN encoded by the coding sequence GTGAAAAACTTTTTTATAATTTTTTTAGGTTTTTGTGGTTTATTTTTTAATAATGGTTCAAAGGCTGCTGAAAAAATAAATATTAAGTTTGAAGAGATGAAAATCCCTCTTACTATAGAACAATTATCAAAATTAGAAAAATACAAAGATGATTCAACAGAATTAATAGATTGGTTAAAAAAAAATGATTTAATAAGATTTTTTGAATTTTCCAAATTTTTAAAATTTCCAGTTTTCAAGGAAGAAGGATTAAATAGAGAAGTATTAAGAAGTTGGATAGGGCGTAAAATTCTCACGGAGTTAAGCAAAACTATTACAGTTCCAAATGATAATAATGGGACAGAAATTTATAACACTATAGAAAATTTATTAGATGAAAAAAAAGAAATTTCAATTTTAGAAATCATAAAGGCATTACCTTCTGAAGATATTTCACTAGATTTTGATAATTTAATCTTAATAATTTCATCTTGGAAAAATGAATTATCAAAGCAACAAGATCTTATATCCAAATTAAATAATCTTGAAAGAACGAACAAAAATAACTTTAAAAATACTAAAGAAAAATCATTTCAAAATCTAATAAAGATTGACAAAAAAATTTATGCTCCTCATCGATCAAAACCTTTTCAAATTGAAATATGGAAAAGTAATAAAACGAATGATAAAGAACTGATAATTTTTATGCCAGGACTTGGAGGTGAAATTAATAATTTCAAATGGATAGGCAATGAATTAGCAAAAAGGGGGTGGCCAATAGCCTTCTTAGATCATAGAGGAAGTAATTTAGAATCCTTCGTAGAAGTACTTGAAGGTAAGGAAGCAATCCCAGGAAGTGCAGACTTTTTCTTATATAGAATTAAAGATTTAGATGCTTTAATAAAAGCTCATGAAAATGGGGAATTTGGTTTTCCTAATGATTCTTATATTTTGATGGGGCATTCACTTGGTGCTTTAATAGCACTTTTGTATGAAGGTAATAAACCGACAGATCAACTAGAAGAAAAATGTGATTCGGCATTAAAAGACCTTGCGGTAACAAATTTATCTAAATTACTTCAATGTCAATTGAGCGAAATACCATTCCCTGAGAAAAATAATACTAATAAGGCCAGTGCGATAATAGGTTTTAATGCATTTGGCAGTCTATTATGGCCAACAGAAAAAGATTCTGGTATTAAAATACCAACTCTCCTTATAGGAGGTACATATGATCTGATTACGCCTTTAATAAATGAACAATTTGTAGTTTTTTCCGCTTTAAATAATTTATCAAATAGGTTTCTAATTATTGAAGGCGCAAGTCATTTTTCTCCCATAAGAATTAATGATGGTTATAAAGAAAATAATGATGTCTTCAAAATAAGTGAATTTTTTATTGGTTCAGATCCAATATTAGTTCAAGATTTATCTGCAAAATTTATAGTTGAATTTTTAAAAAATATTAAGGACCAAAAGATCCCTACCGTAGTCAAAAACCAAAGAGATTTCGGACTTGATTTCCATCTTTTAGATCTTGAAACTATTAAAGAAGTTTCTAAAAATTAG
- a CDS encoding ABC transporter permease — MSRNLNKLLNYSLLKISLIPIMIWIISSLVFILLRVAPGDPVDAILGSGADEVSREILRNKLGLNQPLINQYFLYIKNILHLDFGQSLSTEEPVLNIILKSLPASLELGFFSILSATLIGFPLGFIGLRNRGKKTDYIARILGIATYAIPPFWGAMLAQLIFSVFFNISPIGGRFPIFQQQPQITGFLVLDSILSNNFIALKDSLYHLALPSITLGFLLSGIFSRSLRVNLDKTLKSDYVNAAKSRGISSKKIFLNHALPNALLPIVTISGLTLASLAGGALLFEVTFSWPGIALRLHEAISQRDYTLVQGIVIFTSMLIVSLNLFVDILIAYLDPRIEY; from the coding sequence ATGAGTAGAAATTTAAATAAACTACTAAATTATTCCTTATTAAAAATTTCATTAATACCAATAATGATATGGATAATTTCTTCATTAGTTTTTATTTTATTGAGAGTTGCTCCAGGGGATCCTGTTGATGCCATACTTGGATCTGGTGCCGATGAGGTTTCAAGGGAAATTCTAAGAAATAAGTTGGGGCTAAATCAACCTTTAATAAATCAATATTTTTTATATATTAAAAATATATTGCACTTAGATTTTGGTCAATCTCTTAGTACCGAAGAGCCAGTCCTTAATATTATTCTTAAGTCATTGCCTGCAAGTCTTGAGCTTGGATTCTTTTCAATATTAAGTGCCACATTAATAGGATTCCCATTGGGATTTATTGGCTTGAGAAATAGAGGTAAAAAGACTGATTATATTGCGAGAATATTAGGAATTGCCACATATGCTATCCCACCTTTTTGGGGTGCAATGTTAGCGCAATTAATATTTTCTGTATTTTTTAATATTTCCCCAATTGGGGGTAGATTTCCAATATTTCAGCAACAACCTCAAATTACAGGTTTTCTAGTTTTAGATAGTATTCTTTCAAATAATTTTATTGCTTTGAAAGATAGCCTTTATCATCTCGCACTTCCTTCTATTACCCTTGGCTTTTTATTAAGTGGTATATTCAGTAGATCATTAAGAGTGAATTTGGATAAGACATTAAAAAGTGATTACGTAAATGCTGCTAAATCTAGAGGAATATCAAGTAAAAAGATCTTTTTAAACCATGCATTGCCCAATGCTCTATTGCCAATTGTCACTATTTCTGGCTTGACTTTGGCCTCATTAGCAGGCGGTGCTCTATTGTTCGAAGTAACTTTTTCATGGCCAGGTATAGCTTTAAGATTACATGAAGCTATTTCTCAGAGAGACTATACTTTGGTTCAAGGGATTGTAATTTTTACTTCCATGCTTATAGTTTCTTTAAATCTGTTCGTGGATATTTTAATTGCCTATTTAGACCCAAGAATAGAGTACTAA
- a CDS encoding ABC transporter substrate-binding protein, with amino-acid sequence MKKKGVLLMFIILISFLQTSCGSKRISKKIIVASSGKIESLDPARANTLKAIQLISSLGDTLYELNSKGELIPELASGMPIISKDRLQIIVNLRKNVFFHDGTSFNSNAIKFSFDRFKKIGTMNYILGNKIKSIETPSEYSVIINLNKPSSSLNGLLTSVNLTPISPSFYKEYSDKFLNEKFVGTGKYVLTSFSNEVQSIDPHLNYWGEKPLNKGINFVGYSNSSSLFGALKSKQIDVLLSNSIDDIQRKSLNNLSKNKKFKEGNSPFIELSFISLKTSSYPLSNLNLRLALAKSLNRKLISEKISYGLRKPSRSIIPPILKKDNQELWPKYDYLEARRLLQKENYCNGNILKIPLTYRSNVPADKLIALTWQEEIKNSLKDCIYIELNGVESTTVYKNLSLGIYTAVILDWTGAYSDPEAYLTPLLSCNKIVEGICKKGESVYSGSFWGSNKVESLFIESEKISGIKRLEKLVEIEKIAAKSIPYIPIWISSQKAWSQNKISKPIFNGAGIISLSDLRLIDE; translated from the coding sequence ATGAAAAAAAAAGGTGTTTTATTAATGTTTATTATTTTAATTTCTTTTTTACAGACTTCTTGTGGCTCAAAAAGAATATCAAAAAAAATCATAGTAGCAAGTTCTGGGAAAATTGAATCTTTAGATCCAGCTAGAGCTAATACTCTTAAAGCAATTCAATTAATCAGTTCTCTGGGAGACACATTATATGAATTAAATTCTAAAGGAGAATTAATACCTGAATTAGCCTCGGGGATGCCAATTATTTCAAAGGATAGACTTCAAATAATTGTCAATTTAAGAAAAAATGTTTTTTTTCATGATGGAACTTCATTTAACTCAAATGCAATAAAGTTTTCTTTTGATAGATTCAAAAAAATTGGAACGATGAACTATATTTTAGGAAATAAGATTAAATCAATAGAAACACCAAGTGAATATTCAGTCATAATAAATTTGAATAAACCATCAAGTTCTTTAAATGGTTTACTTACATCAGTAAATTTAACTCCAATATCTCCCTCATTTTACAAAGAATATTCTGACAAGTTTCTAAATGAAAAATTCGTTGGGACTGGTAAGTATGTGTTAACCAGTTTTTCTAATGAAGTTCAATCAATTGATCCGCATTTGAATTATTGGGGCGAAAAACCTTTAAATAAGGGCATTAATTTTGTGGGATATTCAAATTCATCATCTCTTTTTGGGGCTTTAAAAAGTAAACAAATTGACGTGCTCTTATCAAACTCAATTGATGATATTCAGAGAAAAAGTCTAAATAATTTAAGTAAAAATAAAAAGTTTAAAGAAGGTAATAGCCCTTTCATTGAATTAAGTTTTATAAGCCTTAAAACTAGTTCTTATCCCTTAAGTAATCTTAATTTAAGACTGGCTTTGGCAAAAAGTCTTAATAGAAAATTAATTAGTGAGAAAATAAGTTATGGATTAAGGAAACCATCTAGATCAATTATTCCTCCGATATTAAAAAAAGATAATCAAGAACTGTGGCCTAAATATGATTATTTAGAAGCGAGAAGGTTATTGCAAAAAGAAAATTATTGTAATGGAAATATTCTGAAAATACCTCTTACTTATAGATCTAATGTGCCAGCTGATAAGCTTATTGCCCTGACATGGCAGGAAGAAATTAAAAATTCTTTGAAAGATTGTATTTACATTGAACTCAATGGGGTTGAATCTACTACAGTTTATAAGAATCTAAGTTTAGGAATTTATACAGCAGTTATTCTCGATTGGACGGGTGCTTATTCAGACCCAGAAGCCTATCTCACACCTCTTTTAAGTTGTAATAAAATAGTTGAGGGAATATGTAAAAAAGGAGAATCAGTTTATAGCGGAAGTTTTTGGGGATCTAATAAAGTGGAAAGTTTATTTATTGAGAGTGAAAAAATAAGTGGAATTAAAAGATTAGAAAAACTTGTTGAAATTGAAAAAATAGCAGCAAAATCAATCCCTTATATTCCTATTTGGATATCCTCTCAAAAAGCATGGTCTCAAAATAAAATATCAAAACCTATTTTTAATGGCGCAGGAATAATTTCATTGAGTGATCTTAGGTTAATTGATGAGTAG
- a CDS encoding homoserine dehydrogenase, translating to MRKCKIGIVGFGTVGSGIYKILSSEIDSHPILKEIEIAKIAVKDLNKKRDIELDNNLLTDDPFKLINDPSIDVIVEVMGGVDLAKDIILQSLKSGKSVVTANKAVIARYGEEIYKTASKEGVYVLSEAAVCGGIPIIEPLKRSLKSNSIKKMVGIINGTTNFILSKMTNEKADYKETLKLAQSLGYAEFDPTADVEGHDAADKISILSELAFGGKIRREEINSEGISKINLKDIEYANKLGFEIKLLALSERGQINSNDSLALNIWVGPSLIPKSHPLATVKGVNNALLIEADPLGEIMFYGPGAGSGPTAASVVSDILNLHATSVKNNNSIDPLLSFDFWRKCHIIGSSKINKKNYLRIICLDSPGVIGKIGDVFGKNNVSIESIVQLDASVDKAEIVVITHEVHNGDFEKSKDEINSLNEVKIIASQLSCI from the coding sequence ATGAGAAAATGCAAAATTGGAATTGTAGGTTTTGGAACTGTAGGTTCAGGGATTTATAAAATATTAAGTTCTGAAATTGATTCACATCCAATTCTAAAAGAAATAGAAATTGCAAAAATAGCAGTTAAAGATCTTAATAAAAAAAGGGATATTGAGCTAGATAATAATTTATTAACTGATGATCCATTTAAATTAATTAATGACCCCTCCATAGATGTAATTGTTGAAGTAATGGGAGGGGTTGATTTGGCGAAAGATATTATTCTGCAATCATTAAAATCAGGTAAATCTGTGGTTACTGCAAATAAAGCAGTCATTGCAAGATATGGAGAAGAAATATATAAAACTGCATCTAAAGAAGGAGTTTATGTACTGTCAGAGGCGGCAGTTTGCGGGGGGATTCCTATAATTGAACCATTAAAAAGATCATTAAAAAGTAACAGCATAAAAAAAATGGTTGGGATAATAAATGGCACAACAAATTTTATTCTTTCAAAGATGACAAATGAAAAAGCTGATTATAAGGAGACCTTAAAATTGGCACAAAGCCTCGGTTATGCAGAATTTGATCCAACTGCAGATGTTGAAGGCCATGATGCTGCTGATAAGATTTCAATTCTTAGTGAACTTGCATTTGGAGGGAAAATCAGAAGAGAGGAGATAAATTCTGAGGGCATTAGTAAAATTAATCTAAAGGATATCGAGTATGCCAATAAATTAGGATTTGAAATAAAACTTTTAGCGCTCTCCGAAAGGGGACAAATTAATAGTAATGATTCACTTGCTTTAAATATTTGGGTAGGACCTTCTTTGATTCCAAAATCTCATCCATTGGCAACAGTTAAGGGAGTTAACAATGCTTTATTGATAGAGGCTGATCCTCTTGGAGAGATAATGTTTTATGGTCCAGGTGCAGGGAGTGGCCCAACTGCGGCATCAGTAGTATCAGATATATTAAATCTGCATGCCACCTCAGTAAAAAATAATAATTCAATCGATCCATTATTATCTTTTGATTTCTGGAGAAAATGTCATATCATAGGATCTTCAAAAATAAATAAAAAAAATTACCTCAGAATTATCTGTCTTGATAGTCCAGGTGTAATAGGAAAGATTGGAGATGTTTTTGGAAAGAATAATGTATCCATCGAATCAATTGTTCAACTAGATGCAAGTGTGGACAAAGCTGAAATTGTCGTTATTACTCATGAGGTGCATAATGGAGATTTTGAGAAATCGAAAGATGAAATTAATTCGCTAAATGAAGTAAAAATTATTGCAAGTCAATTAAGTTGTATTTAA
- a CDS encoding SufE family protein codes for MEIQEKYNNLSKLVEKLKKSEDPKRKYEYILWLGKKLKEPNSEILVEENKVRGCVSEVFVKANIKGGKLFWEGYSDALITKGLLAFLITGLNELTPNEVVKINKKFIEDTGLKASLTPSRSNGFLNILLKMQSQANEFL; via the coding sequence ATGGAAATTCAGGAAAAATACAATAATTTATCAAAATTAGTAGAAAAGTTGAAGAAATCAGAAGATCCGAAAAGAAAATATGAGTACATTTTGTGGTTAGGCAAAAAATTGAAAGAACCAAATAGTGAAATCCTTGTTGAGGAAAATAAAGTTAGGGGATGCGTTTCAGAAGTTTTTGTTAAGGCAAATATTAAAGGTGGTAAATTATTTTGGGAAGGATATTCTGATGCCCTAATAACCAAGGGTTTATTAGCATTTTTAATTACTGGCCTAAATGAATTAACACCAAATGAGGTTGTTAAAATAAATAAGAAATTTATTGAAGATACTGGTTTAAAAGCAAGCTTAACTCCTTCACGATCAAATGGTTTTTTAAATATATTATTGAAAATGCAGTCTCAAGCAAATGAATTTTTGTAG
- a CDS encoding 5-formyltetrahydrofolate cyclo-ligase, translating to MTIFVKKKLERDKFRKLRDEISLNQRENVEKNVRLYVDSFVKGYKNIGYIAIYWPLKNEVDIRSLKEKISLALPRCEDKKELLFYRWDERPLTKDSEGILSPNNSFPLSHFQISMILVPCLSVDKNLTRLGYGGGYFDKLRRDKNWRNVPCIGVLTSNCVSKIPLTRAEWDIPLSGYITEKEIFV from the coding sequence ATGACTATCTTTGTAAAAAAGAAATTGGAGAGGGACAAGTTTAGAAAACTAAGAGATGAGATTTCTCTTAATCAAAGAGAAAATGTAGAAAAGAATGTAAGGTTGTATGTGGATTCATTTGTTAAGGGATATAAAAATATTGGTTATATAGCAATATATTGGCCTCTGAAAAATGAAGTAGATATAAGGAGTCTTAAGGAAAAAATTTCATTAGCTTTGCCTAGATGTGAAGATAAAAAAGAGTTGTTATTTTATCGATGGGATGAAAGACCCCTTACCAAAGATTCTGAGGGGATACTAAGTCCAAATAACTCTTTCCCTTTAAGTCATTTTCAGATAAGCATGATACTTGTTCCATGTCTTTCTGTTGATAAAAATTTAACAAGATTAGGTTATGGAGGAGGTTATTTTGATAAATTAAGAAGAGATAAAAATTGGAGGAATGTTCCATGCATTGGAGTATTAACTTCTAATTGTGTAAGTAAGATCCCATTAACCAGAGCTGAGTGGGATATTCCTTTATCAGGCTACATCACAGAAAAAGAAATATTTGTATAA
- the ruvC gene encoding crossover junction endodeoxyribonuclease RuvC has translation MRIIGIDPGLARVGYGIIEIENEKKILLDCGVIETCKNKKEEDRLYEIFQDINELINHWNPTAAAVEKFFFYRSSTTISVVQARGVIMMVLASKKIHVSEYSPAQIKLTIAGSGKASKKDILEAVMYNLELKKPPKPDDSADALAIALTKLNEDGFN, from the coding sequence GTGAGAATAATTGGGATTGACCCCGGATTAGCAAGAGTTGGTTATGGAATTATTGAAATAGAAAATGAAAAAAAGATATTGTTAGATTGCGGTGTTATTGAGACATGTAAAAATAAAAAAGAAGAAGATAGACTTTATGAGATATTCCAAGATATTAATGAATTAATAAATCATTGGAACCCAACTGCAGCGGCGGTAGAAAAATTTTTCTTTTATAGATCAAGCACTACCATTAGTGTGGTGCAGGCTAGAGGCGTGATTATGATGGTATTGGCCTCTAAAAAAATTCATGTTAGTGAATATTCACCCGCTCAGATTAAATTAACCATTGCTGGTTCTGGAAAGGCATCTAAAAAAGATATTCTTGAGGCTGTTATGTATAACTTAGAACTTAAAAAACCTCCAAAACCTGATGATTCCGCAGATGCATTGGCCATAGCACTAACAAAACTAAACGAAGATGGCTTTAACTGA
- the bchI gene encoding magnesium chelatase ATPase subunit I produces the protein MTATKKRRVFPFTAVIGQEEMKLALLLNVIDPRIGGVMIMGDRGTGKSTTIRALADLLPAIDVVKDDPYNSSLIDPDLQSKEVLEKIVQGENLEIIQKQVPMVDLPLGATEDRLCGTIDIEKALSEGVKAFEPGLLAKANRGLLYVDEVNLLDDHLVDVLLDSAASGWNTVEREGVSVRHPARFVLIGSGNPEEGELRPQLLDRFGMSVEVKTVRDAELRVQVVDQRTSFDDNPDEFSLSVEKQQDELQQKVIKAQEILNSVQMDDDLRLNISAICGELDVDGLRGDIVTNRSARAIAAFEGRTEVQEDDIARVISCSLRHRLRKDPLEQVDSGERVIQAFCKVFDLDEKENISKFQLSAEA, from the coding sequence GTGACTGCAACAAAGAAAAGAAGAGTTTTTCCTTTTACAGCTGTAATTGGTCAGGAAGAAATGAAATTAGCACTATTGTTAAATGTTATTGATCCAAGAATTGGAGGAGTGATGATAATGGGTGATAGAGGGACGGGAAAGTCTACTACAATCAGAGCCTTAGCTGATTTGTTGCCAGCAATTGATGTTGTTAAAGATGATCCATATAATAGTTCTCTAATTGATCCTGATTTGCAGAGTAAAGAAGTTTTGGAAAAAATTGTCCAAGGAGAAAATCTAGAGATTATTCAAAAACAAGTCCCTATGGTTGACTTACCTTTGGGAGCTACTGAAGATAGGCTTTGTGGAACTATCGATATTGAGAAGGCCTTGAGTGAAGGTGTTAAGGCATTTGAACCAGGGTTATTAGCAAAAGCGAATAGGGGTCTACTCTATGTTGATGAAGTCAATTTGCTTGATGATCATTTGGTTGATGTACTTTTGGATTCGGCTGCTTCAGGATGGAATACAGTTGAGAGGGAGGGAGTCTCAGTTCGACACCCTGCTAGGTTTGTCCTCATTGGATCAGGTAACCCAGAAGAAGGTGAGTTAAGACCACAGCTACTGGATAGGTTCGGAATGAGTGTAGAAGTCAAAACAGTAAGAGATGCTGAATTAAGAGTTCAAGTAGTAGATCAAAGAACTTCTTTTGATGATAATCCAGATGAGTTTTCATTGAGTGTTGAGAAACAGCAGGATGAACTTCAACAAAAGGTTATTAAGGCACAAGAAATATTAAATTCTGTTCAAATGGACGATGATCTAAGATTGAATATTTCTGCAATCTGCGGAGAACTAGATGTTGATGGTTTACGTGGAGATATTGTCACAAATAGATCGGCAAGGGCAATTGCAGCCTTTGAGGGCAGAACTGAAGTGCAAGAAGATGATATAGCGAGGGTCATTTCTTGTTCTTTAAGACATAGACTAAGAAAAGATCCTTTAGAACAAGTTGATTCAGGTGAAAGAGTCATTCAAGCTTTTTGTAAAGTATTCGATTTAGATGAAAAAGAAAATATTTCAAAATTTCAATTGTCAGCTGAAGCTTAA
- a CDS encoding RNA methyltransferase, with product MILVKNFSNLKVILVEPHGPLNVGSVARLCSNFEVEELRIVSPKCEIFSLEAKKMALRGKKYLDHCKIFENLEKAISDCDLVLASCGRIDVGKDSFFESSEEIFNWVSSFEKINNLAIVFGREDRGLTNYELLLANKTFNIPTSKNNPSLNLSHAVSIALYELYKSPKRNFNQELEVFNLASSKQIHDSFVEIEELLLEVGYLLKHTSRAKIDKFKNYILRTNTSTHEINLLRGIVHQIKWFLNNSKIN from the coding sequence ATAATTTTGGTGAAGAATTTTTCTAATTTAAAAGTCATATTAGTTGAACCTCATGGTCCTTTAAATGTTGGGAGTGTTGCAAGATTATGTTCAAACTTTGAAGTTGAAGAATTAAGAATTGTTTCTCCAAAATGCGAAATATTTTCTTTAGAAGCAAAAAAAATGGCTCTTAGAGGTAAAAAATATCTTGATCATTGTAAGATTTTTGAAAATCTTGAAAAAGCAATATCTGATTGTGATTTAGTTCTCGCATCTTGTGGAAGGATTGATGTAGGTAAAGATTCATTTTTTGAATCTTCTGAAGAAATATTTAACTGGGTTTCATCTTTTGAAAAGATAAATAATTTAGCAATTGTTTTTGGAAGAGAAGATAGAGGCTTGACTAATTATGAATTACTTCTGGCAAATAAGACTTTTAATATTCCTACATCTAAGAATAATCCCTCTTTAAATCTTTCTCATGCAGTTTCAATAGCTTTGTATGAGTTGTATAAATCTCCAAAAAGAAATTTTAATCAAGAATTAGAAGTTTTTAATCTTGCATCATCAAAACAAATTCATGATTCGTTTGTGGAGATAGAGGAATTGCTTCTGGAAGTTGGATATCTTTTAAAACATACCTCTAGAGCAAAAATTGATAAATTCAAAAATTATATTTTAAGGACAAATACATCAACCCACGAAATAAATTTATTAAGGGGAATTGTTCATCAAATAAAGTGGTTTTTGAACAATTCAAAAATAAATTAG
- a CDS encoding c-type cytochrome has translation MSTSSSSAAEKDLKKEFLKKFLIVLAVFLVCFSIFFINQPEDNKYILETLELSGSTEEGDALFKMNCVGCHGITARGLVGPDLHSITQRLNDKEIIKQVTGGLTPPMPSFEIDPLNMSNLLKYLHSLE, from the coding sequence GTGTCAACATCTTCATCATCTGCAGCAGAAAAAGATCTTAAAAAAGAATTCTTGAAAAAGTTTCTTATTGTTTTAGCTGTTTTCTTAGTATGTTTTTCAATATTTTTCATTAATCAGCCTGAAGATAATAAATATATTCTTGAAACTCTCGAGCTTAGTGGATCTACTGAGGAAGGAGATGCTCTTTTTAAGATGAATTGTGTTGGTTGTCATGGAATTACAGCAAGAGGATTGGTGGGCCCAGATTTACACTCAATAACTCAACGTTTAAATGACAAAGAGATAATAAAACAAGTTACTGGCGGGCTTACACCTCCCATGCCAAGTTTTGAAATTGATCCTTTAAATATGTCTAATTTATTAAAATATCTACATAGTCTTGAATAA
- the petG gene encoding cytochrome b6-f complex subunit V, with product MIEPLLCGIVLGLVPITLLGLFVSAWNQYRRGSGMLDID from the coding sequence ATGATCGAGCCTCTTCTATGTGGAATTGTTTTAGGGTTAGTTCCCATAACTCTTCTAGGATTATTCGTTAGTGCATGGAATCAATATAGAAGAGGTTCAGGAATGTTAGACATTGATTAA